The Nitrospira sp. genome contains a region encoding:
- a CDS encoding sugar kinase yields MGKLLVVGSVALDTVKTPFGEGTEILGGSATYFSTAASFFTSVALIAVVGEDFPQQHIAFLKSRGIDLTGLERRPGATFRWKGEYTHQLNEAHTLDTQLNVFETFRPQIPDAYRAPDVLFLGNIHPELQLDVLNKVKRPALVACDTMNFWINGQREALWKVLEKVDVLIINDGEARALGQDSNLVKVAKLVLSRGPKHLIVKRGEYGVLMFNEKQIFGAPAFPLEDVRDPTGAGDTFAGGFLGYLAATGNHSPEAMKQAIIFGSVMASFTVEAFSLDRLRILDYKEIQARFAEFKRLTHFEDVQ; encoded by the coding sequence ATGGGAAAACTGTTGGTCGTTGGATCGGTTGCGCTTGATACGGTCAAGACTCCGTTCGGCGAGGGAACTGAAATTCTTGGGGGGTCGGCTACGTATTTCTCGACGGCGGCCAGCTTCTTTACCTCGGTGGCGCTCATCGCCGTGGTTGGAGAGGATTTCCCTCAGCAGCATATCGCGTTTCTCAAGAGCCGAGGAATCGATCTCACCGGACTGGAACGGCGCCCGGGGGCGACCTTTCGCTGGAAGGGTGAGTATACCCATCAGCTGAACGAGGCGCATACCTTGGATACCCAGCTCAATGTGTTCGAGACGTTTCGTCCTCAGATTCCTGACGCCTATCGTGCGCCGGATGTGTTGTTCCTGGGAAACATCCACCCGGAGCTTCAGTTGGACGTCTTGAACAAAGTGAAACGTCCTGCGCTGGTGGCCTGCGATACGATGAATTTCTGGATCAACGGCCAGCGCGAGGCGCTCTGGAAGGTACTGGAGAAGGTCGATGTACTGATCATCAACGACGGTGAAGCACGGGCGCTGGGCCAGGATTCCAATCTGGTGAAAGTGGCGAAGCTTGTGCTTTCGCGAGGGCCCAAGCATCTCATCGTCAAACGCGGAGAATATGGTGTGCTCATGTTCAACGAAAAGCAGATCTTCGGTGCTCCGGCGTTTCCACTCGAGGACGTGCGTGATCCGACCGGTGCCGGGGATACCTTTGCCGGAGGATTTCTCGGCTACCTGGCGGCGACCGGGAATCACTCGCCTGAAGCCATGAAACAGGCAATCATCTTTGGCAGCGTCATGGCCTCGTTTACAGTAGAAGCCTTTAGTCTTGACCGATTGCGAATCCTGGATTACAAAGAGATTCAGGCTCGGTTTGCCGAGTTCAAGCGGTTAACGCACTTCGAGGACGTTCAATGA
- the mtnP gene encoding S-methyl-5'-thioadenosine phosphorylase, whose product MKRNKTVERATVGVIGGSGLYDIEGLKSPRSIRVRTPFGPPSDTITVGTLEGIRVAFLSRHGRGHVLNPSEINYRANIFALKSLGVSHIISVSAVGSMKESIRPGDVVLPDQFIDLTKRRVSTYFDGGIVAHVAFGDPICAELAQALHSSGERAGAKLHRGGTYLCMEGPQFSTKAESRLYRQWGVDVIGMTNMPEAKLAREAELCYATLALVTDYDCWHETEEAVTVDAVLTTLHRNVALAKHILRSAMPSFVNPIECPCHRALDNAILTAPKRIPVAVRRKLAVLVDRALTPKKGAC is encoded by the coding sequence ATGAAGAGAAACAAAACGGTTGAGCGCGCTACCGTCGGTGTCATTGGGGGCAGCGGTCTCTATGACATCGAGGGGCTCAAGTCACCTCGGTCCATCCGTGTCCGTACGCCGTTCGGGCCGCCCTCGGACACGATCACGGTCGGGACACTCGAGGGGATTCGGGTGGCGTTTCTCTCCCGGCATGGGCGTGGGCATGTCTTGAATCCGAGCGAAATCAACTATCGTGCAAACATCTTTGCGCTCAAGTCGTTGGGTGTGTCTCATATCATTTCAGTCAGCGCAGTCGGCAGTATGAAAGAGTCGATTCGGCCGGGCGACGTGGTGCTCCCGGACCAGTTCATCGATCTCACCAAACGGCGCGTGTCGACGTATTTTGACGGTGGGATCGTCGCGCATGTCGCCTTCGGTGACCCGATTTGTGCTGAGTTGGCCCAGGCTCTCCATTCATCCGGAGAGCGAGCGGGTGCCAAGCTGCATCGCGGCGGGACCTATCTCTGCATGGAAGGTCCGCAGTTTTCGACCAAAGCGGAATCACGGCTCTACCGGCAGTGGGGTGTCGATGTGATCGGTATGACCAACATGCCGGAAGCGAAGCTGGCCCGCGAGGCGGAACTCTGTTATGCGACGTTGGCGCTGGTCACCGACTATGACTGCTGGCATGAGACGGAAGAGGCCGTGACCGTGGACGCCGTGTTGACCACCCTTCATCGCAACGTGGCCTTGGCCAAACACATCCTCCGCTCGGCAATGCCGTCGTTCGTCAATCCGATCGAGTGTCCCTGTCATCGGGCATTGGACAATGCCATTCTGACGGCGCCGAAACGAATCCCCGTAGCGGTTCGGAGGAAACTTGCCGTGCTTGTCGACCGAGCGCTGACACCTAAGAAAGGAGCCTGTTAG
- the miaA gene encoding tRNA (adenosine(37)-N6)-dimethylallyltransferase MiaA, which translates to MNMLSEFVRRRRPLVVLLGPTAVGKSRIATQVAKQFDTEVLAADSRQVYRGMDIGTDKPTTEERQGVPHRLIDLVDPGQTFNAGWYRRAALEEIDRLYAANRLPFIVGGTGLYIRTLVRGLCPAPQADPLVRATLKELKGERGRDGLYAELMRVDPQTAARLHPNDESKVIRALEVYRLSGRPMSAMQEEHRFQETPFSAFLIGLQRTAEALYRRIEERIDWQLTHGMVEETRSLLDHGYGRELGAMKGLGYRQVGAFLANECDYAEMVRRFKRDTRRFAKRQMTWFRKESGVVWLSIEEDESYERTAERVTAHIERFLGTLGRQEQPAVSQ; encoded by the coding sequence GTGAACATGCTTTCTGAATTTGTGCGTCGCCGCCGTCCCTTAGTCGTGCTTCTCGGGCCGACAGCCGTCGGAAAGAGCCGGATCGCGACGCAGGTGGCCAAACAGTTCGATACTGAAGTGCTGGCGGCGGATTCGCGTCAAGTGTATCGCGGGATGGACATTGGAACGGACAAGCCCACCACCGAAGAGCGTCAGGGTGTGCCGCACCGGCTCATCGATTTGGTCGATCCCGGTCAAACGTTCAACGCAGGTTGGTATCGGCGTGCCGCGCTGGAAGAGATCGACCGGTTATATGCGGCGAACAGGCTGCCATTCATTGTCGGTGGAACGGGGTTATACATCAGAACGTTGGTAAGAGGATTGTGTCCAGCGCCGCAGGCAGACCCGCTGGTGAGGGCAACCCTCAAGGAATTGAAGGGAGAGAGGGGGCGGGACGGCCTCTATGCGGAGTTGATGCGTGTCGATCCTCAGACGGCGGCGCGGTTGCATCCGAACGACGAATCCAAAGTCATTCGGGCGTTGGAAGTGTACCGGTTGTCAGGACGCCCAATGTCCGCCATGCAGGAGGAACACCGGTTTCAAGAGACTCCCTTTTCCGCTTTTCTCATAGGCCTTCAGCGAACCGCAGAGGCGCTCTATCGAAGGATTGAAGAACGAATTGATTGGCAGCTGACTCATGGAATGGTAGAAGAGACGCGATCATTGCTCGACCATGGATACGGGCGGGAGCTTGGGGCGATGAAAGGGTTAGGGTATCGCCAGGTGGGAGCCTTTCTGGCAAACGAGTGTGATTACGCAGAAATGGTGCGTCGATTCAAGCGCGATACCAGACGCTTTGCGAAACGACAGATGACCTGGTTTCGAAAGGAATCGGGGGTTGTGTGGTTGTCGATCGAAGAGGACGAGTCGTATGAGCGAACTGCCGAGCGAGTAACCGCGCATATTGAGCGATTTCTGGGAACCCTTGGGCGTCAGGAGCAGCCCGCGGTGTCGCAGTAG
- the mutL gene encoding DNA mismatch repair endonuclease MutL encodes MLRTGGSGKISILSEEVVGRIAAGEVVERPAAVVKELLENSIDAGSRSITIDVKDGGLSLIRVIDDGEGMSPDDAPRAFLRHATSKLRSDQDLWSIRTMGFRGEALPSIAAVSRVRLLTATRSAEMGTELEVMGGMVGDIADAPPVTGTRIEVADLFYNQPARKKFLKSIPTEFSHISRVVQQASLAWPSIQFRLTHNTEEMFNYPAAPSEQDRIAQVYRQLFLDQSLWIKATLPGATVSGYIVDAVHAKSSRMPQELFVNYRPVRSLAVFHAVGEGYGSFLAKGCHPRFVLFLDVDPDRLDVNVHPTKREVRFSDSETIHQLVRRAVRQRLSGGEPTNEPEEARSLERSTPYPMGSAVVTSRAGEFRETDEANRTRSESEAQLTFVSEAAEPYVRAPSAEVIALGQINRTFLIAQVGNDLTVVDQHTAHERVLFERLYRAWTTRGIQAQPLLIPDSLELSPSQAALVQRYQHDLGKLGLEIEPFGASTVLIRSIPVGIGRVDPGAFLQDLVDDLNQWSSVPSLEVRVRSVLASLACHGAVRAGRPMKLDEIKALVEEWHAEGEITTCPHGRRTSFRLSTDDLEKMFGRAGW; translated from the coding sequence GTGCTGAGAACCGGCGGCAGTGGCAAGATTTCCATTTTGTCGGAAGAAGTCGTCGGCCGCATTGCAGCCGGAGAAGTGGTCGAACGCCCCGCGGCCGTCGTCAAAGAGCTTCTCGAGAACAGCATCGATGCCGGCAGCCGGTCGATCACGATTGATGTGAAGGACGGAGGTCTTTCGTTGATCCGTGTGATCGATGATGGCGAGGGGATGAGCCCCGACGATGCGCCACGAGCTTTTCTGCGGCATGCCACGAGCAAGCTTCGGTCGGATCAAGATCTCTGGTCCATCCGCACGATGGGCTTTCGAGGGGAAGCCTTGCCGAGCATTGCCGCCGTGTCACGGGTCCGTCTTCTGACCGCGACTCGTTCCGCCGAGATGGGAACGGAATTGGAAGTCATGGGGGGAATGGTCGGGGACATCGCCGATGCTCCTCCGGTGACCGGGACAAGAATCGAAGTTGCGGACCTGTTCTACAATCAGCCGGCTCGCAAGAAATTCTTGAAGTCCATCCCCACCGAATTTTCGCATATCAGCCGGGTGGTGCAGCAGGCCTCGCTGGCCTGGCCGTCCATCCAGTTTCGCTTGACGCATAACACGGAAGAGATGTTCAACTACCCAGCCGCACCGTCGGAGCAGGATCGGATCGCTCAAGTCTATCGGCAACTGTTTCTCGATCAGAGTCTCTGGATCAAGGCCACGCTCCCTGGGGCTACCGTCAGCGGATACATAGTCGATGCGGTTCATGCAAAGTCCTCGCGCATGCCGCAAGAGCTGTTTGTGAACTATCGTCCGGTGCGCAGTCTAGCGGTGTTCCATGCCGTCGGTGAAGGATACGGATCGTTTCTTGCCAAAGGGTGTCATCCGCGATTTGTATTGTTTTTGGATGTGGATCCTGATCGTCTCGATGTGAACGTCCATCCCACGAAACGAGAGGTACGATTCTCGGACAGCGAAACTATACATCAACTCGTTCGACGCGCTGTTCGACAGAGGTTGAGTGGCGGAGAACCGACGAACGAACCCGAAGAGGCTCGGTCATTGGAGCGGTCCACCCCATACCCCATGGGTTCGGCTGTAGTGACTTCGCGTGCAGGGGAGTTCCGTGAGACGGATGAAGCGAACCGCACGAGGTCCGAGTCTGAAGCTCAATTGACCTTTGTGAGCGAAGCCGCGGAGCCTTATGTCCGAGCCCCTTCGGCTGAAGTGATCGCGCTGGGACAGATCAACCGCACGTTCTTGATCGCACAGGTCGGGAACGATTTGACGGTGGTTGATCAACATACGGCCCACGAGCGAGTTCTTTTTGAGCGACTGTATCGCGCGTGGACCACCCGTGGCATACAGGCTCAGCCTCTCCTCATTCCGGATTCGCTGGAACTGTCCCCATCTCAGGCTGCGCTGGTCCAGCGGTATCAGCATGATCTGGGGAAGTTGGGACTGGAGATCGAGCCGTTCGGCGCCTCAACGGTCTTGATCCGGTCGATTCCGGTAGGCATCGGCCGAGTCGATCCGGGAGCGTTTCTGCAAGACCTCGTCGACGATCTGAATCAATGGAGCAGTGTCCCCAGTCTGGAGGTAAGAGTTCGGTCGGTGCTGGCATCATTGGCCTGCCATGGCGCCGTCCGAGCGGGCCGCCCGATGAAACTGGATGAGATCAAAGCTCTGGTTGAGGAATGGCATGCGGAAGGGGAGATCACAACCTGCCCTCATGGACGAAGGACTTCATTCCGGCTCAGCACCGATGATTTGGAGAAAATGTTTGGGCGAGCCGGCTGGTAG
- the ybgF gene encoding tol-pal system protein YbgF, which yields MRVRTVLSGSVTWGMVVSAVVLAGCAKHADFMEIRDQISTISRTQDQDHQRVDTVMRRVEAMERSKDTEATKPRIDDLAARFQRMEHRLAKLEETSSQLSARVDSSGEPRTSKPVKPTQSAEPMAMASGITPTSAFNLAYNDYLNGKYELSVAGFQRFIKDFPGTSLTPNAQYWLGESYYNLKDYGRAIQTFDYLVAEYPGNEKVPAALYKLGLATAETGDLPKSRKNLKRVLEEFPSSDESKLAKNKLADLR from the coding sequence ATGCGTGTCCGTACAGTGCTGTCCGGTTCCGTGACATGGGGGATGGTGGTGTCGGCTGTGGTTCTCGCCGGTTGTGCCAAACATGCCGACTTTATGGAGATTCGCGATCAGATCTCGACGATCTCGCGAACCCAGGACCAGGACCATCAACGGGTGGATACCGTGATGCGTCGAGTGGAGGCGATGGAGCGGAGCAAGGATACGGAGGCGACGAAGCCGCGAATCGATGATTTGGCGGCTCGCTTTCAACGGATGGAACATCGACTTGCAAAGCTTGAAGAAACGTCGAGTCAGTTGTCGGCTAGGGTGGATTCTTCGGGTGAGCCGCGCACATCGAAGCCGGTCAAACCGACACAATCAGCGGAACCGATGGCGATGGCGTCGGGAATTACGCCGACCTCCGCATTCAACCTGGCGTATAACGATTATCTCAACGGGAAGTATGAGCTTTCAGTAGCGGGGTTTCAGCGGTTCATCAAAGACTTTCCCGGGACTTCGCTGACTCCGAATGCCCAATATTGGTTGGGCGAGTCATATTACAATTTGAAGGACTATGGGCGGGCCATCCAAACCTTCGATTATCTGGTGGCGGAATATCCTGGAAACGAAAAAGTGCCCGCCGCGCTGTATAAGCTGGGTCTGGCGACGGCCGAGACCGGCGACCTTCCGAAGTCGAGAAAGAATCTCAAGCGTGTGCTCGAAGAGTTCCCCTCGTCGGACGAATCCAAACTGGCGAAGAACAAGTTGGCCGATCTCCGATGA
- the ybgF gene encoding tol-pal system protein YbgF gives MKPQRRATHGVILSIATIGAVLSGCVAQQADLKQTEKVLQQQLSQTRARQGQEITTLREYELPQLRGELEKVLHQTQELQAKQEDLKHRSAQLEQQTKKLEQLAAKLETDGSTRHLWMQKSFETQDTKVSARLDEMSKTMEAMKKDIIEVVQRTNEGLAKRVDVKLDEQRKEATENHNRIEQVSQKFAQFNQALTGFREALTGLNERVGEEEQATKNVAAKLDGDSKTTAIHAEEVNRSVLSVTKALEAVGQKVTARLDEQDSRIDSLLKAVEQISNKPAPRQQGAKPAQRSTPGPNETTPEGGQASASSGGPDATAGVTTIVPPQESPTFESMQASADPPDRVRYERLLTLFREGDLEGARQGFTGFLSEYPNSTLAPNARFWLGESYFGKKDFQKAIDAYDKVEIDYPSSEKVPAAILKKGFAYLALKDKKRASSAFKQVVTLYPKSSEAGKASDKLAQLKEVR, from the coding sequence ATGAAACCTCAACGGCGAGCCACGCACGGTGTGATCCTGAGCATCGCGACGATAGGGGCCGTCTTGTCGGGCTGTGTCGCACAGCAGGCTGACCTGAAACAGACCGAAAAAGTTCTTCAACAGCAGCTCTCACAGACCAGAGCTCGGCAAGGTCAGGAAATTACGACCCTCCGAGAATACGAGCTTCCGCAGCTGCGGGGAGAGCTGGAAAAGGTTCTGCATCAAACACAAGAGCTTCAAGCCAAACAGGAGGACCTCAAACATCGGTCGGCGCAGCTGGAGCAGCAGACGAAGAAGTTGGAGCAACTGGCGGCCAAGCTTGAAACCGACGGCAGCACGCGCCATTTGTGGATGCAAAAGAGTTTCGAGACCCAGGATACCAAGGTTTCGGCCAGACTGGATGAAATGTCCAAGACCATGGAAGCCATGAAGAAGGACATCATCGAAGTCGTCCAGCGTACCAATGAAGGTCTTGCCAAGCGGGTGGACGTGAAACTTGATGAACAACGAAAAGAAGCGACGGAAAATCACAATAGGATCGAGCAGGTCTCACAAAAGTTTGCCCAATTTAACCAGGCGCTGACCGGATTTCGAGAAGCATTGACCGGGCTCAATGAACGTGTGGGTGAGGAAGAACAGGCCACGAAGAACGTCGCGGCGAAGCTCGACGGCGATTCAAAGACCACGGCCATTCATGCAGAGGAAGTCAACAGAAGCGTGCTCTCCGTGACGAAGGCGCTGGAAGCTGTCGGGCAAAAAGTGACCGCCCGTCTTGATGAGCAGGACAGCCGGATCGACTCGCTTCTGAAGGCTGTGGAGCAGATTTCGAATAAGCCCGCTCCTCGGCAACAAGGCGCCAAACCGGCTCAGCGGTCGACGCCGGGCCCTAATGAGACCACACCGGAAGGCGGCCAGGCGTCGGCTTCATCCGGTGGACCGGACGCCACCGCAGGCGTGACGACGATCGTGCCGCCTCAAGAATCACCGACGTTCGAATCCATGCAAGCCAGCGCCGACCCTCCTGATCGGGTTCGCTATGAACGGCTGCTGACCTTGTTTCGAGAGGGAGATCTGGAAGGAGCCCGTCAAGGATTCACCGGCTTTCTCTCCGAGTATCCGAACTCCACCCTCGCCCCGAATGCCCGCTTTTGGCTGGGTGAATCGTACTTCGGGAAGAAGGATTTTCAGAAAGCCATCGATGCGTACGACAAGGTGGAGATCGACTATCCCAGCAGTGAGAAGGTGCCCGCCGCGATCCTGAAAAAGGGGTTTGCGTATTTGGCGTTGAAGGACAAGAAGCGGGCATCGTCGGCATTCAAGCAAGTGGTCACGCTCTACCCGAAAAGCAGCGAAGCGGGAAAAGCGTCGGACAAACTGGCTCAACTCAAGGAGGTGCGGTAA
- the pal gene encoding peptidoglycan-associated lipoprotein Pal yields the protein MKKLSASYLPLILGVLVLGTPACSKKAVQSGGGTQSLQEDMARGGLAKEGTGSSFPDTSLSGREDSSSLRGLDRNPSEERLGGNNGNAGNSGNTMVAKSDPGTAARQLDEMRAEQVASAAAGLRDVFFAYDSFSITDEGRHALSSDAEWVKSNPSVQLKIEGHCDERGTSAYNLVLGEKRAKAVRNYLVELGVASNHLSVISYGKERPFCNEHAESCYSQNRRGHLVVKTGK from the coding sequence ATGAAAAAGTTATCAGCGAGCTACCTACCGTTGATTCTTGGGGTCCTCGTACTAGGTACCCCTGCGTGTTCGAAAAAGGCGGTTCAATCGGGCGGAGGGACCCAGTCGTTACAGGAAGACATGGCGAGAGGAGGCCTGGCCAAGGAAGGAACCGGCTCGAGCTTTCCCGATACGTCCCTTTCCGGCCGTGAGGATTCGAGCAGCCTACGCGGATTGGATCGAAATCCTTCCGAGGAACGGCTCGGCGGCAATAACGGGAATGCCGGCAACTCCGGGAATACCATGGTGGCCAAATCCGACCCTGGGACCGCCGCTCGCCAGTTGGACGAAATGCGCGCCGAACAGGTAGCATCGGCGGCAGCCGGACTGCGGGATGTCTTTTTCGCCTACGACAGTTTTTCAATAACGGATGAAGGACGCCACGCGTTGTCCAGCGATGCGGAATGGGTCAAATCGAATCCGAGCGTGCAACTGAAAATCGAAGGACATTGTGACGAACGAGGCACTTCAGCCTATAATTTGGTCTTGGGTGAGAAACGCGCAAAAGCAGTTCGGAACTATCTGGTTGAGCTGGGTGTGGCCTCCAATCACTTATCGGTCATCTCCTACGGGAAGGAACGGCCATTCTGTAATGAGCACGCAGAATCCTGCTATTCACAAAATCGCCGCGGTCATCTCGTCGTCAAGACAGGGAAGTAG
- the tolB gene encoding Tol-Pal system beta propeller repeat protein TolB, with product MTFRALVIVGLCALAGLAWIIESGAADVFLEATRADFQKIPLGVAGIDNIGGSESPEGRVKLGTRIEEVLKADVRRSLVFSLVDLSSLGIKVSQAGAEPDPSFKQAAENGVSVIVWGKAGMKNGNKDPDVNMDGYVYDAGTDEVVGGKRYVGSTSVVRLMAHRFADELVFRYTGEPGIARTKIAYVSEQGSARELFVMDYDGYEPRQLTADGFLNLMPRWSPDRRFLVFTAYRNRNAQNIDMIELATGKRWTLVAQGGLNITPALSPDGNALAYSSSHEGNAELYRLDPRTKAVQRLTTNAAGDLSPSWSPSGRELAFTSDRSGGPQIFLMSADGSNVRRLTFDGDYNAAPAWSPRGNWIAYVCRTSKKEYKLCLITPDGQKHVQLTTGPGVDDSPSWSPDGRHLVFSSTADGKSQIYMINADGKDFERITFTGTHNSAPTWSPAS from the coding sequence ATGACGTTTCGAGCTCTCGTGATCGTCGGTCTGTGTGCGTTGGCCGGTCTGGCATGGATCATCGAATCCGGTGCCGCGGACGTATTTCTTGAAGCCACAAGAGCGGATTTTCAGAAAATTCCGTTGGGAGTCGCCGGGATCGATAATATCGGCGGATCGGAGTCGCCTGAAGGGCGTGTCAAACTGGGCACACGCATCGAAGAGGTGCTCAAGGCGGATGTGCGACGCTCACTCGTGTTTTCTCTTGTCGATTTGTCGAGCCTGGGCATAAAAGTCAGCCAAGCGGGAGCCGAGCCTGATCCGTCCTTCAAGCAAGCTGCGGAGAACGGGGTGTCCGTCATCGTGTGGGGCAAGGCGGGGATGAAGAACGGAAACAAGGACCCGGATGTCAACATGGATGGGTACGTGTATGATGCCGGCACCGATGAAGTGGTGGGTGGCAAACGATACGTCGGCTCCACGTCGGTCGTCCGGCTTATGGCGCATCGATTTGCGGATGAGTTGGTCTTCCGGTATACGGGTGAGCCCGGAATTGCCAGGACGAAGATCGCCTACGTCTCGGAGCAAGGATCGGCCCGCGAATTATTCGTGATGGACTACGATGGGTATGAGCCGCGTCAGCTGACGGCGGACGGCTTCTTGAACCTGATGCCACGCTGGTCGCCGGATCGCCGATTCTTGGTCTTTACCGCGTACCGCAATCGAAACGCTCAAAATATCGACATGATTGAGCTTGCCACTGGAAAGCGTTGGACACTGGTTGCGCAGGGGGGCTTGAACATCACTCCGGCTCTCTCTCCGGATGGAAATGCGCTGGCCTATTCTTCAAGCCATGAAGGAAACGCCGAGCTGTACCGCTTGGATCCCCGTACAAAAGCCGTTCAACGACTGACGACGAACGCCGCCGGAGATCTCTCTCCTTCCTGGTCTCCTTCCGGCCGTGAGCTCGCCTTTACATCGGATCGGAGCGGAGGCCCGCAAATTTTTCTCATGAGCGCGGATGGCTCCAACGTGCGTCGATTGACGTTTGACGGAGACTATAACGCTGCGCCGGCGTGGTCGCCTCGAGGGAATTGGATTGCCTATGTGTGCCGGACCTCCAAGAAAGAGTACAAACTGTGTTTGATCACACCGGACGGCCAGAAGCATGTACAGCTCACGACGGGACCGGGCGTGGACGATTCTCCCTCCTGGTCTCCGGATGGGCGCCATCTCGTGTTCAGTTCGACGGCGGACGGAAAGAGCCAGATCTACATGATCAATGCGGATGGCAAGGATTTCGAGCGCATTACCTTCACGGGCACGCACAACAGCGCGCCGACATGGTCGCCGGCTTCGTGA
- a CDS encoding TonB family protein encodes MQAWTSAGMLADDEWQATLTRRLAGAVVVSLVLHVGILAVVGWIRLPQHGERPLASIDISLANLQTPPVKTVEPEKSPPSKKEIERPKPVEQPKPIERSKPAPPVKAAPSPGPPVKATPIPPPVAPAKPSNDIMRDVMKDIELPPDAPRLGDISPEDKPKKLPAMKLPDVPVVAETREATERKPVAPATSSSLTEDVAKELDEELKKIRKVEPPKVPAPADVPPKPAPQVEAKAMSMKTVDTTLKVPGMAPGSNAYLGLVRQRISGFWSAPPVDVTRQAYVVIVQFRLHRNGSVTGVSIERSSGNEYYDLAGKRAVLNAVPLPVFPPDITDAYFDAHFTFTVGEPQG; translated from the coding sequence GTGCAGGCTTGGACATCAGCCGGCATGTTAGCGGATGATGAATGGCAGGCGACGCTGACCCGTCGCTTGGCCGGTGCCGTCGTTGTTTCTCTGGTGCTGCATGTGGGAATACTGGCCGTTGTCGGGTGGATACGACTGCCTCAACATGGTGAGCGGCCTCTGGCGTCCATTGACATATCGCTCGCGAATCTCCAGACGCCTCCGGTAAAGACCGTTGAACCCGAGAAGAGTCCGCCGAGTAAAAAAGAGATAGAGCGACCCAAGCCGGTTGAGCAGCCCAAGCCCATCGAGCGCTCCAAGCCTGCGCCGCCAGTCAAAGCAGCGCCGTCACCGGGGCCGCCTGTGAAAGCAACGCCGATTCCTCCTCCGGTGGCTCCCGCAAAGCCGTCGAATGACATCATGCGCGATGTCATGAAAGACATTGAATTGCCGCCGGACGCTCCAAGGTTGGGGGATATCAGTCCAGAGGACAAACCTAAGAAGCTGCCGGCCATGAAACTGCCGGATGTGCCGGTCGTTGCGGAGACGAGGGAAGCGACGGAGAGAAAACCGGTCGCTCCCGCGACGTCTTCATCCTTGACGGAGGACGTCGCGAAAGAATTGGATGAAGAACTCAAGAAGATCAGAAAGGTCGAACCTCCCAAGGTACCAGCTCCCGCTGACGTGCCGCCGAAGCCCGCGCCTCAAGTGGAGGCGAAGGCGATGAGTATGAAAACTGTCGATACCACGCTCAAGGTCCCCGGGATGGCTCCGGGGTCCAACGCGTATCTGGGGCTGGTCCGGCAACGTATCAGTGGTTTCTGGAGCGCCCCTCCTGTGGATGTGACCAGGCAGGCCTATGTCGTCATTGTGCAATTCAGACTGCATCGGAATGGGTCGGTGACGGGGGTGTCGATCGAACGGTCCTCCGGAAATGAATATTATGACTTGGCCGGAAAACGGGCAGTGCTTAACGCGGTTCCCTTGCCTGTATTCCCGCCGGACATCACGGATGCCTATTTCGACGCGCATTTCACTTTTACCGTCGGTGAACCTCAAGGATAA
- a CDS encoding biopolymer transporter ExbD: MIFETRQRRFLAEINVIPLVDVVLVLLVIFMVTAPMLYRGMDIKLPTSASNTIKPEIRAVLTIEKDQRLYLDKDQVSVAQLERKLRVLKEEHADVSLYLRADRDVPYGVVVQVMDGVKKAGIEKLGMVTDPTGPERVEGPSSPPHNH, translated from the coding sequence ATGATTTTCGAGACGAGACAACGTCGATTCTTGGCGGAGATCAACGTCATTCCGCTCGTGGATGTCGTGCTCGTGCTGCTGGTGATCTTCATGGTCACCGCACCGATGCTGTATCGGGGAATGGACATCAAGCTGCCGACTTCAGCGTCGAACACCATCAAGCCGGAGATCCGGGCGGTGCTGACGATCGAGAAGGACCAGCGCCTCTACCTCGACAAAGATCAAGTGAGTGTGGCTCAACTCGAGCGAAAGCTGCGCGTGTTGAAAGAAGAGCATGCGGATGTCTCACTGTATCTGCGCGCCGATCGCGACGTGCCGTATGGAGTAGTGGTTCAGGTGATGGATGGCGTCAAGAAAGCCGGTATCGAGAAACTCGGTATGGTAACTGACCCGACGGGACCTGAACGAGTTGAGGGTCCATCGTCCCCTCCACATAACCATTAG